From Actinopolyspora lacussalsi, a single genomic window includes:
- a CDS encoding NAD(P)-dependent dehydrogenase (short-subunit alcohol dehydrogenase family) (product_source=COG1028; cath_funfam=3.40.50.720; cog=COG1028; pfam=PF00106; superfamily=51735): protein MNFPLAGHVALVAGGTRGGGRGIATELGAAGATVYVTGRSTRAGESDLGRPETIEDTAEYVTAAGGTGIAVQCDHADAHQAKNLINRINAEQDGRLDILVNDVWGGDALVHWTPLWQHPLEDGLTLLHRAIDTHLITSHFALPLMTAGRADLVVEVTDGDEATNALFPDGYRGSPFFDLAKTSVIRLARIQAAELRKHGVAAVALTPGFLRSEAVLEHLGVTERTWRDGIGKDPHFAYSETPAFLGRAVVALATDPDVLSKTGQSLATWDLAEEYGFTDTDGSQPHWGRYFRHTLAPQLDTIVGELTQDPVQ from the coding sequence ATGAACTTTCCCTTGGCAGGACATGTTGCCCTCGTTGCCGGCGGCACCCGTGGTGGTGGACGTGGTATCGCGACCGAACTCGGTGCCGCCGGTGCCACGGTATACGTCACCGGCCGCAGCACTCGCGCCGGCGAATCCGATCTGGGCCGTCCCGAAACGATCGAGGACACCGCCGAGTACGTCACCGCCGCCGGCGGCACGGGTATCGCTGTGCAGTGTGACCACGCGGATGCCCACCAGGCGAAGAACCTGATCAACCGCATCAACGCCGAGCAGGATGGTCGCCTGGATATCCTCGTCAACGATGTGTGGGGCGGCGACGCACTGGTGCATTGGACGCCGCTGTGGCAACACCCGCTCGAAGACGGCCTGACCCTGCTGCATCGCGCGATCGACACACACCTGATCACCAGTCACTTCGCGCTGCCGCTGATGACCGCTGGCCGCGCCGACCTGGTCGTCGAGGTCACCGACGGCGACGAAGCCACCAACGCGCTGTTTCCCGACGGCTACCGCGGCAGCCCGTTTTTCGACCTCGCCAAAACAAGCGTGATCCGACTGGCCCGAATCCAAGCCGCGGAACTACGCAAGCATGGTGTCGCCGCTGTCGCGCTGACCCCCGGTTTCCTGCGTTCGGAAGCCGTGCTCGAACACCTCGGCGTTACCGAACGCACCTGGCGTGACGGGATCGGTAAAGACCCGCATTTCGCCTATTCGGAAACACCGGCCTTCCTCGGCCGCGCTGTGGTCGCCCTCGCCACGGATCCCGACGTGTTGTCCAAGACCGGACAGTCACTGGCAACGTGGGATCTGGCGGAAGAATACGGATTCACCGACACGGACGGCAGCCAACCACACTGGGGCCGCTACTTCCGCCACACACTCGCACCTCAACTCGACACCATCGTCGGCGAACTCACACAAGACCCTGTTCAATGA
- a CDS encoding imidazolonepropionase-like amidohydrolase (product_source=COG1228; cog=COG1228; superfamily=51556) produces MTEYCWLLADSAWWGQDTWWGRCALPLHDGLPAGPPRAREQVPASARATYLPGTLLPGLHDAHVHSGLVELREVRAGGIARVDDLGSSPSRIAELLAHEDSSLPVCRFAGAMLTAPGGYPSRRGWAQPDLYRQVASERDARLAVAEQRDLGANSIKITLHTRAGPVLGDDVLRVLVDTAHDNDLYVVAHTEGADTFSTALLHGVDRLAHVPWTERIGETALAAARDMIWISTLDIHGYGHRTAELECAQDNLRRFREHGGTVRYGTDLGNGPLPLGVNAREVAALQQAGMSVDDVLLAMTDPDLSAPPCVIPEGLDSDPTALATALSTAQVVRLTDEEHPGKRRAHD; encoded by the coding sequence ATGACCGAGTACTGCTGGTTGCTCGCCGATTCCGCCTGGTGGGGGCAGGACACGTGGTGGGGGCGCTGCGCGCTGCCGCTGCACGACGGCCTCCCCGCCGGACCACCACGCGCGAGGGAGCAGGTGCCGGCTTCGGCGCGGGCAACGTATCTTCCCGGGACGTTGCTGCCGGGACTTCACGACGCGCACGTGCACTCCGGGCTGGTCGAGCTGCGCGAGGTTCGAGCCGGCGGAATCGCGCGAGTCGACGACCTCGGCAGCAGCCCGAGCCGGATCGCCGAACTGCTCGCCCACGAGGACTCGTCCCTGCCGGTCTGCCGGTTCGCCGGGGCGATGCTCACCGCCCCCGGCGGCTATCCGAGCAGGCGGGGCTGGGCACAGCCGGACCTCTACCGCCAGGTGGCCTCCGAACGCGACGCACGCCTCGCCGTGGCCGAACAGCGGGATCTCGGTGCGAACTCGATCAAAATCACCCTGCACACCCGTGCCGGGCCGGTACTGGGGGACGACGTGTTGCGGGTGCTCGTGGACACCGCTCACGACAACGACCTCTACGTCGTCGCGCACACCGAAGGAGCCGATACGTTCTCGACGGCATTGCTGCACGGTGTCGACCGGCTCGCCCACGTCCCGTGGACCGAACGGATCGGCGAGACGGCACTGGCCGCGGCCCGCGACATGATTTGGATCAGCACGCTGGACATCCACGGCTACGGCCACCGCACGGCAGAGCTCGAGTGCGCGCAGGACAACCTGCGTCGTTTCCGGGAGCACGGGGGCACGGTGCGCTACGGAACCGATCTGGGCAACGGCCCACTGCCACTCGGCGTCAACGCTCGCGAGGTCGCGGCGTTGCAACAAGCCGGCATGTCGGTCGATGACGTGCTGCTGGCCATGACCGACCCGGATCTGTCCGCACCACCGTGCGTCATCCCCGAAGGCCTGGATTCCGACCCGACCGCGTTGGCGACGGCGCTGTCGACTGCCCAGGTGGTGCGACTGACCGACGAGGAGCATCCCGGGAAGAGGCGCGCTCATGACTGA
- a CDS encoding kynureninase (product_source=KO:K01556; cath_funfam=3.40.640.10; cog=COG3844; ko=KO:K01556; pfam=PF00266; superfamily=53383; tigrfam=TIGR01814) produces MTDRTDFAAKARELDEADPLGDYPDRFLPTDDDIVAYFDGNSLGRPPAVSAERMDHFVRHQWRARLIRGWDDEWLDWPTAVGDRLGKAVLGAAPGQLVVADSTTVLLYKLARAALRARPERREILLDTDNFPTDRYVVEGIADEHGLTLRWIETDPDAGITPDQVANAIGPNTALAVFSHVAYRSGYLANAAAITRLAHETGALVLWDLSHSAGSVPVELDNWGVDFAVGCGYKYLNGGPGAPAFAYVNDRHQHALHQPVQGWMGHRHPFTMGPGHEPAPNIRSVLSGTPPILGMVPLLTGLELVEQAGINAIRAKSLLLSDFALELADAWLPPLGVRFASPREHSRRGGHITLCRGDFDVINEELRRRGVVPDFRAPDGIRIGLSPLSTRFTEVHTGMATLAEVAAERHG; encoded by the coding sequence ATGACTGACCGGACGGATTTCGCGGCCAAAGCACGCGAGCTCGACGAGGCCGACCCGCTCGGCGACTACCCGGACCGCTTCCTGCCGACCGACGACGACATCGTCGCCTACTTCGACGGAAACTCATTGGGACGCCCTCCCGCAGTGTCCGCCGAGCGCATGGACCACTTCGTTCGCCACCAGTGGCGAGCACGACTGATCCGGGGGTGGGACGACGAGTGGCTCGACTGGCCCACCGCTGTCGGAGATCGACTCGGCAAAGCTGTGCTGGGGGCCGCACCCGGCCAGCTGGTGGTGGCCGACTCGACGACCGTGCTGTTGTACAAACTGGCACGAGCCGCGCTGCGTGCTCGTCCCGAACGTCGGGAGATCCTGCTGGACACCGACAACTTCCCCACCGACCGCTATGTCGTCGAAGGCATCGCCGACGAACACGGACTGACCCTGCGGTGGATCGAGACCGATCCGGACGCGGGTATCACACCCGACCAGGTCGCGAACGCGATCGGTCCGAACACGGCACTGGCCGTGTTCAGCCACGTGGCCTATCGCTCCGGCTATCTCGCCAACGCCGCGGCCATAACGCGACTCGCGCACGAAACCGGAGCGCTCGTGCTCTGGGATCTGAGCCACTCGGCGGGATCGGTGCCCGTCGAACTCGACAACTGGGGCGTGGATTTCGCCGTCGGATGTGGTTACAAATATCTCAATGGTGGTCCCGGCGCACCGGCTTTCGCGTACGTGAACGATCGCCACCAGCACGCGCTCCACCAACCTGTCCAGGGGTGGATGGGGCACCGTCACCCCTTCACGATGGGACCCGGCCACGAGCCTGCCCCGAACATTCGGAGCGTGCTCAGCGGTACGCCACCCATACTGGGGATGGTGCCGTTACTGACCGGGTTGGAGCTGGTCGAGCAGGCGGGCATCAACGCGATACGAGCGAAGTCGCTGCTGCTGAGCGATTTCGCACTGGAGCTCGCCGATGCCTGGCTGCCACCACTGGGAGTACGGTTCGCATCGCCGCGTGAGCATTCTCGGCGGGGCGGACACATCACGCTGTGCCGCGGCGACTTCGACGTGATCAACGAAGAGCTGCGTCGGCGCGGCGTCGTTCCCGATTTTCGTGCCCCGGACGGGATCCGCATCGGACTGTCACCGTTGAGCACCCGATTCACCGAGGTGCACACGGGTATGGCCACGCTCGCAGAGGTCGCCGCGGAGCGGCACGGATGA
- a CDS encoding putative hydrophobic protein (TIGR00271 family) (product_source=TIGR00271; pfam=PF04087; superfamily=48498; tigrfam=TIGR00271; transmembrane_helix_parts=Inside_1_113,TMhelix_114_133,Outside_134_137,TMhelix_138_160,Inside_161_171,TMhelix_172_194,Outside_195_213,TMhelix_214_236,Inside_237_242,TMhelix_243_265,Outside_266_274,TMhelix_275_297,Inside_298_311): protein MLHLRVVCPCEHTDSVIDLLSTDSGIAHLVVVRGVAVRPAGDLIEAAIARESAEHVLDQLTSLGVSHSGEISLHNIDTLLSRTADSVEAATPGQPADAVIWEELVATTGEESRLNGTFLAFLTLACLLAAVGVLTDSAITIVGAMVVSPDFGPLAALAVATIGNRRDLATRAGVALGVGYPVAILVTVVLAVLGRVVGIFDTAELGRLHTASFIYHIGPYSIIIALLAGTAGMLALTSEKSGILIGVFISVTTVPAAGFAALAAVAGHWVHCGEAMLQLLINLGGITVAGVLTLLVRQHRVLPDTPRNAPR, encoded by the coding sequence ATGCTGCACCTGCGCGTGGTGTGCCCGTGCGAACACACCGACTCGGTGATCGACCTGCTGAGCACCGACTCCGGCATCGCGCACCTGGTCGTCGTCCGCGGGGTGGCCGTCCGGCCCGCCGGAGACCTGATCGAGGCAGCGATCGCCCGGGAGAGTGCCGAACACGTGCTCGACCAGCTCACCTCGCTCGGGGTGAGCCACAGCGGTGAAATCAGTCTGCACAATATCGACACACTGTTGTCCCGCACCGCCGACAGCGTCGAGGCAGCCACCCCCGGCCAACCCGCCGACGCCGTGATCTGGGAAGAACTGGTGGCGACCACCGGTGAGGAATCCCGGCTCAACGGGACCTTCCTGGCGTTTCTCACCCTGGCCTGCTTGCTGGCCGCTGTCGGTGTGCTCACCGACTCGGCCATCACCATCGTTGGTGCCATGGTCGTCAGCCCCGACTTCGGCCCGCTGGCCGCACTCGCCGTAGCCACCATCGGTAATCGCCGCGACCTGGCAACCCGGGCAGGCGTCGCGCTCGGCGTCGGCTACCCCGTCGCGATCCTCGTCACCGTCGTGCTGGCCGTTCTGGGACGTGTGGTCGGTATTTTCGACACCGCCGAACTCGGCCGGCTACACACGGCATCCTTCATCTATCACATCGGCCCCTACTCGATCATCATCGCACTGCTCGCCGGTACCGCGGGCATGCTCGCGCTGACTTCCGAGAAATCCGGCATCCTCATCGGGGTGTTCATCTCGGTGACGACCGTGCCCGCCGCCGGTTTCGCCGCACTCGCCGCCGTCGCCGGCCACTGGGTCCACTGCGGCGAGGCCATGCTGCAGCTGCTGATCAATCTGGGCGGTATCACCGTGGCAGGCGTCCTCACCCTGCTCGTTCGCCAGCATCGTGTACTCCCCGACACGCCCCGAAACGCCCCCCGGTAG
- a CDS encoding membrane protease YdiL (CAAX protease family) (product_source=COG1266; cog=COG1266; pfam=PF02517; transmembrane_helix_parts=Inside_1_20,TMhelix_21_43,Outside_44_57,TMhelix_58_80,Inside_81_100,TMhelix_101_120,Outside_121_123,TMhelix_124_146,Inside_147_162,TMhelix_163_181,Outside_182_200,TMhelix_201_223,Inside_224_229,TMhelix_230_249,Outside_250_258,TMhelix_259_281,Inside_282_285,TMhelix_286_308,Outside_309_310), with protein sequence MGDSDTVDDDDVRTPSATRRTARALTVCGLALLVAAPLWLLLTGHTSFRGSADEGAPPMTLWQAMLPPLVGIVLTRLVPLRISVTDPLSRSRHASVVRDMWVVLVTAIAFPTVMAVLPAGISRGLWYAVLKVLLFLVVPLVAFRLLRGAEQPTSAIAVRVPRLRWLAPLPAVLAWFYLSRISPLAPPPYPAAALPDPVTLAMASLVTLLTAGVLEEIFYRGFLQTRLESLVGRWPAIMVASLLFAAMHLPTHLHSGSVVTGLATVLVYQGLFGVLCGYLWSRYRNIWIVIAVHIVVNLAYVDLLLGWLGR encoded by the coding sequence ATGGGGGATTCCGACACCGTCGACGACGATGACGTACGAACTCCGTCGGCCACGAGGAGGACAGCACGAGCGCTGACGGTGTGCGGACTCGCTTTGCTGGTGGCCGCCCCGCTGTGGCTGCTGCTTACCGGGCACACCAGCTTTCGAGGCTCGGCGGACGAAGGTGCGCCTCCCATGACGCTGTGGCAGGCGATGCTGCCGCCACTGGTCGGTATCGTACTGACACGGCTGGTGCCACTCCGGATATCGGTAACCGATCCGCTCTCGCGGTCCCGACACGCATCGGTGGTCCGGGATATGTGGGTGGTTCTGGTAACGGCTATCGCGTTTCCCACCGTGATGGCCGTGCTGCCCGCCGGCATATCCCGTGGATTGTGGTACGCGGTATTGAAAGTCCTGCTGTTCCTCGTGGTGCCGCTTGTCGCCTTCCGGCTGCTCCGAGGGGCGGAGCAGCCCACCTCAGCGATCGCGGTCCGAGTGCCCCGGTTGCGTTGGCTGGCCCCGCTGCCTGCTGTCCTGGCGTGGTTCTATCTGTCGCGAATCAGCCCACTGGCTCCGCCGCCCTACCCTGCCGCCGCGTTGCCGGACCCGGTGACTCTGGCGATGGCCTCGCTGGTGACGCTGCTCACCGCCGGTGTTCTCGAGGAGATCTTCTACCGTGGTTTCCTGCAGACCAGGCTGGAGAGCCTGGTCGGGCGCTGGCCCGCGATCATGGTGGCATCACTGCTGTTCGCCGCGATGCACCTGCCAACCCACCTGCACTCGGGATCGGTGGTCACCGGACTGGCCACGGTGCTGGTCTACCAAGGACTGTTCGGCGTGCTCTGCGGCTACCTGTGGTCCCGGTACCGCAACATCTGGATCGTCATCGCGGTTCACATCGTTGTGAATCTCGCCTATGTGGATCTACTGCTCGGCTGGCTCGGTCGCTGA
- a CDS encoding chromosome segregation ATPase (product_source=COG1196; cath_funfam=1.20.5.110; cog=COG1196; smart=SM00397; superfamily=57997): METATDDTAPQSRCKLAACRAPLPPAGPRGGRPPEYCPDRTWPGGKTCKQLAAAQSALHEAFGDTPGATLDSAAGDFARAADALAAPLSELHTALEQVRGQVTEELTTAAATATGARAEAAEAHETTRLAENARTEAEQAQALAEQARSEAETAATEARGEAEQARSEAEQARSERAAAIDAQHRAETQAAAHEATATAATDRATTAEERAATATAELTQARERIAALEAERDALRSTLETERRTHEATEADLRQARDTAQTAAQAAETRVEQAQTHLDQALTRADNAETRVEQAESQLAHVHQRATDAAADAATARAGAETVTSELTQARARLRNLHEILLEPHETDEHLRNRLLASLLHEPVEQPPDPDENSAPPTGDTP; the protein is encoded by the coding sequence ATGGAAACCGCCACCGACGACACGGCCCCGCAGAGCCGGTGCAAGCTGGCCGCCTGCCGCGCCCCACTGCCTCCCGCCGGCCCGCGCGGTGGCCGACCGCCCGAGTACTGCCCGGACCGCACCTGGCCCGGCGGAAAGACCTGCAAACAACTCGCCGCCGCCCAATCCGCCCTGCACGAGGCTTTCGGCGACACCCCCGGTGCCACGCTGGACAGCGCGGCCGGCGACTTCGCCCGAGCCGCTGACGCCCTCGCCGCTCCACTGTCCGAGCTGCACACTGCCCTGGAACAAGTACGCGGCCAGGTCACCGAGGAGCTGACCACCGCCGCGGCGACCGCCACCGGCGCTCGCGCCGAAGCCGCCGAAGCCCACGAGACAACCCGACTCGCTGAGAACGCTCGTACCGAGGCCGAACAGGCCCAAGCACTCGCCGAGCAAGCCCGATCCGAGGCCGAAACCGCCGCGACCGAAGCCCGCGGGGAAGCCGAGCAAGCCCGATCCGAGGCCGAGCAGGCCCGTTCGGAACGAGCCGCCGCCATCGACGCACAACACCGAGCCGAAACCCAGGCCGCCGCGCACGAAGCCACCGCGACAGCCGCCACCGACCGCGCCACCACGGCCGAGGAACGAGCCGCGACCGCGACCGCCGAGCTGACCCAGGCGCGCGAACGCATCGCCGCTCTGGAAGCCGAACGCGACGCGTTGCGGTCCACGCTGGAGACCGAACGTCGAACGCACGAGGCCACCGAGGCAGACCTCCGACAAGCCCGCGACACCGCCCAGACGGCCGCCCAGGCCGCCGAGACCCGCGTCGAACAGGCCCAAACCCACCTCGACCAGGCCCTGACCCGCGCGGACAACGCCGAGACCCGCGTCGAACAGGCCGAATCCCAGCTCGCCCACGTCCACCAGCGAGCCACCGACGCCGCTGCCGACGCCGCCACCGCCCGAGCAGGTGCCGAGACCGTCACCAGTGAACTGACCCAGGCCAGGGCGCGACTACGGAACCTGCACGAGATCCTTCTCGAACCGCACGAGACCGACGAACATCTCCGGAACCGTCTGCTCGCGTCCCTGCTCCACGAACCGGTCGAGCAGCCTCCGGACCCCGACGAGAACAGCGCACCTCCGACCGGGGACACGCCATGA
- a CDS encoding site-specific recombinase XerD (product_source=COG4974; cath_funfam=1.10.150.130,1.10.443.10; cog=COG4974; pfam=PF00589; superfamily=56349), with product MKMTKNSPLERAASRAPKTGHPHEPWPGAEQPVRLLAAIADWLAGYGNVATRRTYATGLGLPAGPEELADWAAAESGPPGWGATVDAYAAVLGLDPRTPTPARTTRRPPPAAPGKLRELHWLRWCAAHRIDPLSAHSAHVKAWLDELVTAEAARTTRERMLATLKALYAHLAETGLTSGNPAALNRRRLGLSGNRETGHALNLTVEQVRALYTAAATPRRGASPQDTARATTVVALLTLGLRVSEMCALNRSDLHTTRGRRALRVPGKGDKPRIVYLPESVETTLTDYLHTRDATQQSNRPAPRGQTSSGPQPLISTRSGRRCTRQGLWQLLRRLAGASPELREIAEALHPHALRHFYVTTAVESGAALADVQADLGHTSIATTQSVYNHAARHPERSAADLVATTLQSTTEVTDPTTEPDEAEED from the coding sequence ATGAAAATGACTAAGAACAGCCCGCTGGAGCGAGCCGCATCGAGGGCACCGAAAACTGGGCACCCCCATGAGCCGTGGCCCGGCGCCGAACAACCGGTGCGACTGCTGGCCGCCATCGCCGACTGGCTGGCCGGTTACGGCAATGTCGCCACCCGCCGCACCTACGCCACCGGCCTCGGCTTGCCCGCGGGACCCGAGGAACTGGCCGACTGGGCCGCCGCGGAATCAGGCCCACCCGGTTGGGGCGCCACGGTGGATGCCTATGCTGCCGTCCTCGGCCTCGACCCGCGGACACCGACTCCGGCGAGGACCACCCGACGCCCTCCGCCCGCGGCTCCGGGAAAACTGCGCGAGCTGCACTGGCTGCGGTGGTGCGCCGCTCACCGGATCGATCCCCTGTCCGCCCACAGTGCCCACGTCAAAGCCTGGCTGGACGAACTGGTCACCGCCGAGGCGGCCCGCACCACACGCGAACGCATGCTCGCCACCCTCAAAGCCCTCTACGCACACCTCGCCGAAACCGGTTTGACCAGCGGTAACCCGGCAGCGCTCAACCGTCGCCGCCTCGGGCTGTCCGGAAACCGCGAGACCGGCCACGCGCTGAACCTCACCGTGGAGCAGGTGCGCGCGCTCTACACCGCCGCGGCCACTCCTCGACGCGGCGCCTCCCCACAGGACACCGCCCGCGCCACGACCGTGGTCGCCCTGCTGACCCTGGGGCTGCGCGTCAGCGAGATGTGCGCTCTCAACCGCTCCGACCTGCACACCACACGCGGTCGCCGCGCGCTGCGCGTCCCCGGCAAGGGCGACAAACCCCGCATCGTCTACCTACCCGAGAGCGTCGAGACCACCCTGACCGACTACCTGCACACCCGCGACGCCACCCAGCAGAGCAACCGCCCCGCCCCACGCGGCCAGACCAGCTCCGGTCCCCAACCTCTGATCAGTACTCGCAGCGGGCGTCGGTGCACCCGCCAGGGGCTGTGGCAGCTGCTGCGCAGACTGGCGGGAGCCAGCCCCGAACTGCGCGAGATCGCCGAAGCGCTCCACCCTCACGCGCTGCGCCACTTCTACGTCACCACCGCCGTCGAATCCGGCGCCGCTCTCGCCGATGTCCAGGCCGACCTCGGTCACACCAGCATCGCCACCACCCAGAGCGTCTACAACCACGCGGCCCGCCATCCCGAGCGCAGTGCCGCCGACCTCGTCGCCACCACCCTGCAATCGACCACCGAGGTCACCGACCCTACGACGGAACCGGATGAGGCCGAAGAGGACTGA
- a CDS encoding acyl-CoA synthetase (AMP-forming)/AMP-acid ligase II (product_source=COG0318; cath_funfam=2.30.38.10,3.30.300.30,3.40.50.980; cog=COG0318; pfam=PF00501,PF13193; superfamily=56801), with product MFVPFSVSDFIDRAAQVYADRVGVVDEPDQPAPSLGELTYREFAGLAARQAAHLDELGIGVGERVAVVSHNSARLLTSFFGVAGTGRVLVPINFRLRPDEVRYIVEHSGARALYVDPALEEELGAVTAEHRYTLGQDEDLYAPAGAEPRAWQPDENATACINYTSGTTARPKGVQITHRNIWVNALTFGLHAGLTDRDVYLHTLPMFHANGWGMPFATTGLGIKQVVLRKVDGAEILRRVRDHGVTVMCAAPAVVAAVLDAARDWEGQIPGRGSVRIIVAGAPPPTRTVARVEEELGWEFVQIYGLTETSPLLTINRSRSEWDDLATEERAAKLVRAGAPALGVRLGVSTEEDNEGEILARSNVVLDSYWQQPEETAAVLRDGWFHTGDGGTIGEDGYLTISDRKKDVIITGGENVSSIEVEDVLFSHPAVSEVAVIGVPSDKWGETIKALVVLTPEAEEPTEGELIAWCKQRAAGYKAPTSVEFRDELSRTATGKLQKFKLRAPFWTEE from the coding sequence GTGTTCGTTCCGTTCAGCGTCTCCGACTTCATCGATCGTGCCGCGCAGGTCTACGCCGACCGCGTCGGTGTCGTCGACGAACCCGACCAGCCGGCACCGTCCCTCGGTGAGCTGACCTATCGTGAATTCGCGGGGCTGGCGGCACGGCAGGCCGCTCATCTCGATGAACTCGGCATCGGAGTGGGAGAGCGGGTTGCCGTTGTCAGTCACAACAGCGCGCGGCTGCTCACCTCCTTCTTCGGTGTGGCGGGAACGGGTCGGGTGCTCGTCCCCATCAATTTCCGGTTGCGCCCCGACGAGGTGCGCTACATCGTCGAGCACTCCGGCGCGCGAGCGCTGTACGTGGATCCGGCCCTCGAAGAGGAACTCGGGGCGGTGACGGCCGAGCATCGCTACACGCTGGGCCAGGACGAGGACCTGTACGCACCGGCCGGTGCCGAACCACGTGCCTGGCAACCGGACGAGAACGCCACCGCCTGCATCAACTACACCTCCGGCACGACGGCTCGCCCGAAGGGCGTGCAGATCACCCACCGCAACATCTGGGTCAACGCGCTGACGTTCGGGCTGCACGCGGGTTTGACCGACCGCGACGTGTACCTGCACACCCTGCCGATGTTCCATGCGAACGGGTGGGGGATGCCGTTCGCCACCACCGGGCTCGGCATCAAGCAGGTCGTGCTGCGCAAGGTCGACGGAGCAGAGATTCTGCGGCGTGTCCGTGACCACGGGGTCACCGTCATGTGCGCGGCCCCGGCCGTCGTCGCGGCCGTGCTCGACGCGGCCCGCGACTGGGAGGGGCAGATTCCCGGCCGCGGCAGCGTTCGGATCATCGTGGCCGGTGCGCCGCCTCCCACCAGGACGGTCGCGCGAGTGGAGGAGGAGCTCGGTTGGGAATTCGTCCAGATCTACGGGCTCACCGAGACCTCCCCGCTGCTGACCATCAACCGCTCCCGCTCCGAGTGGGACGATCTCGCCACCGAGGAGCGGGCCGCCAAGCTCGTCAGGGCCGGTGCTCCCGCACTGGGTGTACGGCTGGGGGTCTCCACCGAGGAGGACAACGAAGGGGAGATCCTGGCCCGCTCCAACGTCGTGCTCGACAGCTACTGGCAGCAGCCCGAGGAGACCGCCGCGGTGCTGCGGGACGGTTGGTTCCACACCGGCGACGGCGGCACCATCGGTGAGGACGGTTATCTCACGATCAGCGACCGCAAGAAGGACGTCATCATCACCGGAGGCGAGAACGTCTCCTCGATCGAGGTGGAGGACGTTCTTTTCTCACACCCCGCGGTCTCGGAGGTCGCTGTCATCGGCGTTCCCAGCGACAAGTGGGGCGAGACCATCAAGGCACTCGTGGTGCTGACTCCCGAGGCCGAGGAGCCGACCGAAGGCGAACTGATCGCCTGGTGCAAGCAGCGGGCTGCCGGCTACAAGGCCCCCACGTCGGTCGAGTTCCGCGACGAGCTCTCGCGTACCGCAACAGGTAAACTCCAGAAGTTCAAACTGCGGGCTCCGTTCTGGACGGAGGAGTGA